One segment of Rhodanobacter thiooxydans DNA contains the following:
- the scpB gene encoding SMC-Scp complex subunit ScpB: MQIEQLKPIIEAALLASTQPLTVQQLGELFNEADEVNREQIARALEALAGDCAGRGIELKEVASGFRYQVRQDVHPWISRMWTERPSRYSRALLETLALIAYRQPITRPEIEQIRGVVVSSNIIKTMEEREWIRVVGYRDVPGKPALFGTTRAFLDYFNLKSLDQLPPLSEIRDMEDPQMRFEPDPLPARIVRDLPIDPDEMAAEAGDDTEHHPSADIADTEDSDIMVDADAPASSPESGEPGSDTSLPADNPIATADEAANPAADVDTDTAEQDPEEYRA; encoded by the coding sequence ATGCAGATCGAGCAACTCAAACCCATCATCGAGGCCGCCCTGCTGGCCTCCACCCAGCCGTTGACCGTGCAGCAGCTGGGCGAGCTGTTCAACGAGGCCGACGAGGTCAACCGCGAGCAGATCGCCAGGGCGCTCGAGGCGCTGGCCGGGGACTGCGCGGGCCGCGGCATCGAGCTGAAGGAAGTGGCTTCCGGCTTCCGCTACCAGGTGCGCCAGGACGTGCACCCGTGGATCTCGCGGATGTGGACCGAGCGCCCCAGTCGCTATTCGCGCGCGCTGCTGGAGACACTGGCGCTGATCGCCTACCGCCAGCCGATCACCCGCCCGGAGATCGAGCAGATCCGCGGCGTGGTGGTGTCCTCCAACATCATCAAGACGATGGAGGAGCGCGAGTGGATCCGCGTGGTCGGCTATCGCGACGTGCCCGGCAAGCCGGCGCTGTTCGGCACCACCCGCGCCTTTCTCGATTATTTCAACCTGAAATCGCTGGACCAGTTGCCGCCGCTGTCGGAAATCCGCGACATGGAAGACCCGCAGATGCGCTTCGAGCCCGACCCCCTGCCCGCCCGCATCGTGCGTGACCTGCCGATCGACCCGGACGAGATGGCAGCCGAGGCCGGCGACGACACTGAACACCATCCATCTGCGGACATCGCAGATACCGAAGACAGCGACATCATGGTCGACGCCGATGCGCCGGCCAGTTCACCCGAGTCCGGCGAACCTGGCTCCGACACGAGCCTGCCCGCCGACAACCCGATTGCCACTGCCGACGAGGCAGCGAACCCCGCCGCGGACGTCGACACCGACACCGCCGAGCAAGATCCCGAGGAGTATCGCGCATGA
- a CDS encoding segregation and condensation protein A, whose protein sequence is MSTEPVEPQSPVTAPQGAFAPVPQQQEMPLAIVRGQPMLQMPQDLYIPPDALEVILEAFEGPLDLLLYLIRRQNLDILDIPVAEITRQYMAYIELMRDVMRLELAAEYLLMAAILAEIKSRLLLPRPPAEEGLEEDPRAELVRRLQEYERFKRAAEDIEAMPRQERDSVVVHADVGERNVIRLPPPLELTELLLALKDVMHRAELFGHHAIKREALSVRQRMGELLSRLDDSSFHRFESLFDISEGRLGIVVTFLAMLELAKEMLVEIVQEEPLAPIYVKAKVSHAEEPVDAPADDAQAGESALIESSGE, encoded by the coding sequence ATGAGCACTGAGCCCGTCGAGCCACAGAGCCCGGTCACCGCACCGCAGGGCGCGTTTGCACCGGTACCTCAACAGCAGGAAATGCCGCTGGCCATCGTGCGCGGCCAACCGATGCTGCAGATGCCGCAGGACCTGTACATCCCGCCGGACGCGCTCGAGGTCATCCTGGAGGCGTTCGAAGGGCCGCTGGACTTGCTGCTGTACCTGATCCGCCGGCAGAACCTCGACATCCTGGACATCCCGGTCGCCGAGATCACCCGGCAGTACATGGCCTATATCGAGCTGATGCGGGACGTGATGCGGCTGGAGCTGGCCGCCGAATACCTGCTGATGGCCGCGATCCTGGCCGAGATCAAGTCGCGACTGCTGCTGCCGCGGCCGCCCGCCGAGGAAGGGCTGGAAGAGGATCCCCGTGCCGAACTGGTACGGCGCTTGCAGGAGTACGAGCGGTTCAAGCGGGCCGCCGAGGACATCGAGGCGATGCCGCGGCAGGAACGCGACAGCGTGGTGGTCCACGCCGACGTGGGCGAACGCAACGTGATCAGGTTGCCGCCACCGCTGGAGCTGACCGAGCTGCTGCTGGCACTGAAGGATGTGATGCACCGGGCGGAGTTGTTCGGGCATCACGCGATCAAGCGCGAGGCGCTCAGCGTGCGCCAGCGCATGGGCGAACTGCTCAGCCGGCTCGACGACAGCAGCTTCCACCGCTTCGAGAGCCTGTTCGACATCAGCGAGGGGCGCCTCGGCATCGTGGTGACGTTCCTGGCGATGCTGGAGCTGGCCAAGGAAATGCTGGTCGAGATCGTCCAGGAAGAGCCACTGGCGCCGATCTACGTAAAGGCAAAGGTCAGCCATGCCGAGGAACCCGTCGACGCACCGGCGGACGACGCACAAGCGGGCGAGTCGGCACTGATCGAATCGTCCGGCGAATGA
- a CDS encoding PilZ domain-containing protein, with translation MAIDKSGQDGGGPEQLRPARMQIETTVLMSGNGESHPTELVDISATGALLRRPLGWSGHVGQSWVLDMIFGNNLHIHLEAVVARISDHHVGFSYSRIPEDKQVPLWNLLGGYADILEYWKDG, from the coding sequence ATGGCGATCGACAAGAGCGGGCAGGATGGCGGTGGACCGGAGCAGTTGCGTCCGGCGCGCATGCAGATCGAGACGACGGTGCTGATGAGCGGCAACGGCGAGTCGCATCCGACCGAGCTGGTCGATATCTCGGCTACCGGCGCGCTGCTGCGCCGCCCACTGGGCTGGTCGGGCCATGTCGGGCAGAGCTGGGTGCTCGACATGATCTTCGGCAACAACCTGCATATCCATCTTGAGGCCGTGGTGGCGCGCATCTCCGATCATCATGTCGGCTTTTCGTACAGCCGCATTCCCGAGGACAAGCAGGTGCCGTTGTGGAACCTGCTGGGTGGCTATGCCGACATCCTGGAGTACTGGAAGGACGGCTGA
- a CDS encoding long-chain-fatty-acid--CoA ligase codes for MSNERPWLENYPAGVPEQIDVSQYASVPAVLEEAFTRFHDRPAFASFGRQLSYGQIDAMSRQFAGYLTGVLKLGKGDRIAIMMPNVLQYPIALFGALRAGLVVVNTNPMYTARELKHQLEDAGVRAIVVLDNFAATLQQVVAETHVQHIVTTGIGDLLGFPKGALINFVLKHVKKMVPAFDLPQAVRFRDALARGAAHPLQPVTLTHDDIAFLQYTGGTTGVAKGAMLTHGNMIANMLQAGAWIGGNAKPGEEVIITALPLYHIFSLTANGLVFMRLGGLNWLITNPRDMPGFVKELRQSGFTALTGVNTLFNGLLNTPGFAELDFSKLHLTLGGGMAVQRAVAERWKKVTGCTLAEAYGLTETSPAVCINPLDLKEYNGSIGLPVPSTNVAIWSEDGKPLPLGETGELMVQGPQVMKGYWNRPDETAKVLGADGWLHTGDIAKMDANGYFYIVDRKKDMILVSGFNVYPNEVEDAVMQHPGVLEVAAVGVPDEHSGEVVKLFVVRKDPNLTEEALKQFCRENLTGYKRPKLIEFRDSLPKSNVGKILRRELRDEKKATA; via the coding sequence ATGAGCAATGAACGTCCGTGGCTGGAGAACTATCCAGCCGGCGTGCCGGAACAGATCGACGTCAGTCAATATGCTTCGGTACCGGCGGTGCTGGAAGAAGCGTTCACGCGCTTCCATGATCGCCCGGCGTTCGCCAGCTTCGGCCGCCAGCTCAGCTACGGCCAGATCGATGCGATGAGTCGCCAGTTCGCCGGCTACCTCACCGGCGTGCTCAAGCTCGGCAAGGGTGATCGCATCGCGATCATGATGCCGAACGTGCTGCAGTACCCGATCGCCCTGTTCGGCGCGCTGCGCGCCGGCCTGGTGGTGGTCAACACCAACCCGATGTACACCGCGCGCGAACTCAAGCACCAGCTGGAAGACGCCGGCGTCAGGGCGATCGTGGTGCTGGACAACTTCGCCGCCACCCTGCAGCAGGTGGTCGCCGAAACCCACGTGCAGCACATCGTCACCACCGGCATCGGCGACCTGCTCGGCTTCCCCAAGGGCGCGCTGATCAACTTCGTGCTGAAGCACGTGAAGAAGATGGTGCCGGCGTTCGACCTGCCGCAGGCCGTGCGTTTCCGCGACGCGCTGGCGCGCGGCGCGGCGCATCCGCTGCAGCCGGTGACGCTGACCCACGACGACATCGCCTTCCTGCAGTACACCGGCGGCACCACCGGCGTGGCCAAGGGCGCCATGCTGACCCACGGCAACATGATCGCGAACATGCTGCAGGCCGGCGCCTGGATCGGCGGCAATGCCAAGCCTGGCGAAGAAGTGATCATCACCGCGCTGCCGCTGTACCACATATTTTCGCTGACCGCGAACGGTCTGGTGTTCATGCGCCTGGGTGGCCTCAACTGGCTGATCACCAACCCGCGCGACATGCCCGGTTTCGTCAAGGAACTGCGCCAGTCCGGCTTCACTGCGCTGACCGGCGTCAACACGCTGTTCAACGGCCTGCTCAACACGCCCGGCTTCGCCGAGCTGGATTTCTCCAAGCTGCACCTGACCCTGGGCGGCGGCATGGCGGTGCAGCGCGCCGTGGCCGAACGTTGGAAAAAGGTCACCGGTTGCACCCTGGCCGAGGCCTACGGCCTGACCGAGACCTCGCCCGCCGTCTGCATCAATCCGCTGGACCTGAAGGAATACAACGGATCGATCGGCCTGCCGGTACCGTCCACCAATGTGGCGATCTGGTCGGAGGACGGCAAGCCGCTGCCGCTCGGCGAGACGGGCGAACTGATGGTGCAGGGCCCGCAGGTGATGAAGGGCTACTGGAACCGTCCGGACGAAACCGCCAAGGTGCTCGGCGCCGACGGCTGGCTGCATACCGGCGACATCGCGAAGATGGACGCGAACGGCTACTTCTACATCGTCGACCGCAAGAAGGACATGATCCTGGTGTCCGGCTTCAACGTCTACCCGAACGAAGTCGAGGATGCCGTCATGCAGCACCCCGGCGTGCTCGAAGTGGCGGCGGTCGGCGTGCCTGACGAGCATTCTGGCGAGGTGGTGAAGCTGTTCGTGGTGCGCAAGGATCCGAACCTCACCGAGGAAGCGCTCAAGCAGTTCTGCCGCGAGAACCTCACCGGCTACAAGCGACCCAAGCTGATCGAGTTCCGTGACAGCCTGCCCAAGAGCAACGTGGGCAAGATCCTGCGCCGCGAGCTGCGCGACGAGAAGAAAGCCACGGCTTGA
- the acnA gene encoding aconitate hydratase AcnA, whose amino-acid sequence MKDTFSARDTLEVNGKQYAFASLARLGQRFDLKRLPYSMKILLENLLRHEDGVDVTAKEIEAVANWNAKKEPDTEISFMPARVLLQDFTGVPCVVDLAAMRDAMKALGGDPTLINPLSPAELVIDHSVQVDVFGSEDALEKNVAIEFERNQARYSFLRWGQKALADFKVVPPRTGIVHQVNLEHLARVVMANEVDGQQWAYPDTVFGTDSHTTMVNGLGVLGWGVGGIEAEAAMLGQPSSMLIPQVVGFKLSGRLPEGATATDLVLTVTQMLRKQGVVGKFVEFFGPGLQHLALADRATIGNMAPEYGATCGIFPVDAESLRYLRLSGRSDEQVALVEAYAKAQGLWHDENSVHADFSATLELDLADVKPSMAGPKRPQDRVLLTDVKQNYNDNLGATTTKRNGAEARFANEGGDTAVGHDQSQNAPGQHVSMNGQDFRVGDGSVVIAAITSCTNTSNPAVMLAAGLVAKKAAARGLKARPWVKTSLAPGSKVVTDYLEKTGLLTELEKTGFYLVGYGCTTCIGNSGPLPQEISKAISAGDLTVGAVISGNRNFEGRVHAEVKMNYLASPPLVVAYALAGSLDINLTTEPLGQGSDGKDVFLKDVWPTNREISDLLTSAVTSDMFKKNYADVFKGDERWSAIASPDGALYAWDEASTYIKNPPYFDGMTMEVGKVEDIHAARCLGLFGDSITTDHISPAGSIKKDSPAGRFLISRGVQPIDFNSYGSRRGNDDVMVRGTFANIRIRNQMLDGVEGGFTRHVPSGEQLAIYDAAMKYKDAGTPLVVIAGKEYGTGSSRDWAAKGTLLLGVKAVITESFERIHRSNLVGMGVLPLQFKDGDSAKSLGLTGNESFDITGLDNGNAKEAMVVATAADGSKKQFTVQVMLLTPKERDFFRHGGILQYVLRQLASKKAA is encoded by the coding sequence ATGAAAGACACCTTTTCCGCACGCGACACCCTCGAGGTCAATGGCAAGCAGTACGCCTTTGCCAGCCTGGCCAGGCTGGGCCAGCGCTTCGACCTGAAGCGGCTGCCGTACTCGATGAAGATCCTGCTGGAAAACCTGCTGCGCCACGAAGACGGCGTGGACGTGACCGCGAAGGAAATCGAGGCAGTCGCGAACTGGAATGCGAAGAAGGAGCCGGACACCGAAATCTCCTTCATGCCCGCACGCGTACTGCTGCAGGACTTCACCGGCGTGCCGTGCGTGGTCGACCTGGCGGCGATGCGCGACGCGATGAAAGCGCTGGGCGGCGACCCGACCCTGATCAACCCGCTGTCGCCGGCCGAGCTGGTCATCGACCACTCTGTGCAGGTTGACGTGTTCGGCAGCGAGGACGCGCTGGAAAAGAACGTCGCGATCGAATTCGAGCGCAACCAGGCCCGCTACAGCTTCCTGCGCTGGGGCCAGAAGGCGCTGGCCGACTTCAAGGTGGTGCCGCCGCGCACCGGCATCGTGCACCAGGTGAACCTGGAGCACCTGGCCCGCGTGGTGATGGCCAACGAGGTCGACGGCCAGCAGTGGGCCTACCCGGACACCGTGTTCGGCACCGACTCGCACACCACCATGGTCAACGGCCTGGGCGTGCTGGGCTGGGGCGTGGGCGGCATCGAAGCCGAGGCGGCGATGCTGGGCCAGCCCTCTTCCATGCTGATTCCGCAGGTGGTCGGCTTCAAGCTGTCCGGTCGCCTGCCCGAAGGCGCCACCGCCACCGACTTGGTGCTGACCGTGACGCAGATGCTGCGCAAGCAGGGCGTGGTCGGCAAGTTCGTCGAGTTCTTCGGCCCGGGCCTGCAGCACCTGGCACTGGCCGATCGCGCCACCATCGGCAACATGGCGCCGGAATACGGCGCCACCTGCGGCATCTTCCCGGTCGACGCGGAATCGCTGCGCTACCTGCGCCTGTCCGGTCGCAGCGACGAGCAGGTCGCCCTGGTCGAGGCATACGCCAAGGCCCAGGGCCTGTGGCACGACGAAAACAGCGTGCACGCCGACTTCAGCGCCACGCTGGAACTGGACCTGGCCGACGTCAAGCCGTCGATGGCCGGCCCGAAGCGCCCGCAGGATCGCGTGCTGCTGACCGACGTCAAGCAGAACTACAACGACAACCTGGGCGCCACCACGACCAAGCGCAACGGCGCCGAAGCCCGCTTCGCCAATGAAGGCGGCGACACCGCGGTCGGCCACGACCAGAGCCAGAACGCACCGGGCCAGCACGTGTCGATGAATGGCCAGGACTTCCGCGTCGGTGATGGCTCGGTGGTGATCGCCGCGATCACCTCGTGCACCAACACCTCCAACCCCGCCGTGATGCTGGCTGCCGGCCTGGTCGCCAAGAAGGCCGCCGCGCGCGGCCTGAAGGCCAGGCCGTGGGTGAAGACCTCGCTGGCCCCTGGCTCCAAGGTGGTCACCGACTATCTGGAAAAGACCGGCCTGCTGACCGAGCTGGAGAAGACCGGCTTCTACCTGGTCGGCTACGGCTGCACCACCTGCATCGGCAACTCCGGCCCGCTGCCGCAGGAGATCAGCAAGGCGATCAGCGCCGGCGACCTCACCGTGGGCGCCGTCATCTCCGGCAACCGCAACTTCGAAGGCCGCGTGCACGCCGAAGTGAAGATGAACTACCTGGCCTCGCCGCCGCTGGTGGTCGCCTACGCCCTGGCCGGCTCGCTCGACATCAACCTCACCACCGAACCGCTGGGCCAGGGTTCGGATGGCAAGGACGTGTTCCTCAAGGACGTCTGGCCCACCAACCGGGAAATCAGCGACCTGCTGACCAGCGCGGTCACCTCGGACATGTTCAAGAAGAACTACGCCGACGTGTTCAAGGGCGACGAGCGCTGGAGCGCGATCGCTTCGCCGGACGGTGCGCTGTACGCGTGGGACGAAGCGTCCACCTACATCAAGAACCCGCCCTACTTCGACGGCATGACCATGGAAGTGGGCAAGGTCGAGGACATCCACGCCGCGCGTTGCCTGGGTCTGTTCGGCGACTCGATCACCACCGACCACATTTCGCCGGCCGGTTCGATCAAGAAGGATTCGCCCGCCGGCCGCTTCCTGATCTCGCGCGGCGTGCAGCCGATCGACTTCAACTCCTATGGCTCGCGTCGCGGCAACGATGACGTGATGGTGCGCGGCACGTTTGCCAACATCCGCATCAGGAACCAGATGCTGGATGGCGTCGAAGGCGGCTTCACCCGTCATGTACCCAGCGGCGAACAGCTGGCGATCTACGACGCGGCGATGAAGTACAAGGATGCGGGCACCCCGCTGGTGGTCATCGCCGGCAAGGAATACGGCACCGGTTCATCGCGTGACTGGGCGGCAAAGGGCACCCTGTTGCTGGGCGTCAAGGCCGTGATCACCGAGAGCTTCGAGCGCATCCACCGTTCCAACCTGGTCGGCATGGGCGTGCTGCCGCTGCAGTTCAAGGATGGCGATAGCGCCAAGTCGCTGGGCCTGACCGGCAACGAAAGCTTCGACATCACCGGCCTGGACAACGGCAATGCGAAGGAAGCCATGGTGGTGGCCACGGCCGCCGACGGCAGCAAGAAACAGTTCACCGTGCAGGTCATGCTGCTGACCCCGAAGGAGCGCGACTTCTTCCGTCACGGCGGCATCCTGCAATACGTGCTGCGTCAGCTGGCCAGCAAGAAAGCCGCCTGA
- a CDS encoding LysR family transcriptional regulator, translating into MQHSMISMGLAAVSLRDLALVQAVHRHGSFNSAARAMHISPSGLSHQVQKVEQALGAPLFERGGRKIVPTAGGQRLLQQIDAVLASAEHLQQVARAGAVAFGGELRLGVPASLGPYLLPHLIAPFPQHFPGARLGISEGKPRGLLRRLSEGELDAVLAPPAAATSGIASRPLFFEPWELMLRADHPLAGHDSIALAQLDPAEATLMAESHVDGLDSDGSEHGHVQDVSLESLAALVSLRGGYALVPALAHERLASMPNIALAKLKGQASGREIALYWRDASPWHDDLQAFAELLRKLARQRPGLRVRGVKA; encoded by the coding sequence ATGCAGCATTCGATGATTTCGATGGGCCTGGCCGCTGTCTCGCTGCGCGACCTCGCGCTGGTGCAGGCGGTGCATCGCCACGGCAGTTTCAACAGTGCGGCGCGGGCCATGCACATCAGTCCGTCCGGACTGTCGCACCAGGTGCAGAAAGTGGAGCAGGCGCTGGGCGCGCCGTTGTTCGAGCGTGGCGGGCGGAAGATCGTGCCGACCGCAGGCGGCCAGCGGCTGCTGCAGCAGATCGACGCGGTGCTGGCTTCCGCCGAACACCTGCAGCAGGTCGCCCGCGCCGGCGCGGTCGCCTTCGGCGGCGAGTTGCGGCTGGGCGTGCCGGCTTCGCTGGGGCCGTACCTGCTGCCGCACCTGATCGCGCCGTTCCCGCAGCATTTTCCGGGTGCAAGGTTGGGCATTTCCGAAGGCAAGCCGCGCGGCCTGCTGCGGCGGTTGAGCGAAGGCGAACTCGACGCGGTGCTGGCGCCGCCGGCCGCGGCGACCAGCGGGATCGCCTCGCGTCCGCTGTTCTTCGAGCCGTGGGAGCTGATGCTGCGCGCCGACCACCCCCTGGCCGGCCATGACAGCATCGCGCTGGCCCAGCTCGATCCGGCCGAGGCCACGCTGATGGCTGAAAGCCACGTCGACGGCCTCGACAGCGACGGCAGCGAGCACGGCCACGTGCAGGACGTCAGTCTGGAAAGCCTGGCTGCCCTGGTCAGTCTGCGCGGTGGCTATGCGCTGGTGCCGGCACTGGCGCACGAGCGGCTGGCCTCGATGCCGAACATCGCGCTGGCGAAGCTCAAGGGGCAGGCGAGCGGCCGAGAGATCGCGCTGTACTGGCGCGACGCCTCGCCCTGGCACGACGACCTGCAAGCCTTCGCCGAGCTGCTGCGCAAGCTGGCCAGGCAGCGGCCCGGTCTGCGGGTTCGAGGTGTAAAGGCATGA
- the typA gene encoding translational GTPase TypA gives MSIEKLRNIAIVAHVDHGKTTLVDCLLKQSGTLSERTVLAERVMDSNDQEKERGITILAKNTAITWQGNRINIVDTPGHADFGGEVERVLSMVDSVLILVDAMDGPMPQTRFVTQKAFAMGFKPIVVVNKVDRPGSRPEWVVEQVWDLFDRLGATPEQMDFPIVYASALNGYASLDDSVREGDMTPLYEAIMQHVSKPDVDPDGPFQMRISQLDYNNFVGVIGIGRIQRGTLKKNMPVAVIDRHGKKRQGKVLQVLGFMGLERIEQETAEAGDIVAISGIADLTISDTICALDTPEALPALTVDEPTISMTFQVNNSPFAGNKDLSGGKFLTSRQLKDRLEREQVHNVALKVEQGSDADKFLVSGRGELHLSVLIENMRREGYELAVSRPEVIIKEIDGQKMEPIEQLVVDVEETHQGPVMERLGMRKGQLKNMEPDGKGRVRLEYMIPARGLIGFQNQFKTLTQGSGLLFHVFDHYGPKEEGQIAKRLNGVMIANAGGTTPAYSLGPLQDRGKLFAAEGDNVYEGQLVGIHAKDNDLTVNVIKPKPLTNMRASGKDDAIQLTPAIKFTLEQALDFIDDDELVEVTPKEIRLRKKHLTENDRKRASRG, from the coding sequence ATGTCCATCGAAAAACTGCGCAATATCGCCATCGTCGCCCACGTCGACCACGGCAAGACCACCCTTGTCGATTGCCTGCTCAAACAGTCCGGCACGCTCAGCGAGCGCACCGTGCTGGCCGAGCGCGTGATGGACTCGAACGACCAGGAAAAGGAACGCGGCATCACCATCCTGGCCAAGAACACCGCCATCACCTGGCAGGGCAACCGCATCAACATCGTCGACACGCCGGGACACGCCGACTTCGGCGGCGAGGTGGAGCGCGTGCTGTCGATGGTGGACTCGGTGCTGATCCTGGTCGACGCGATGGACGGCCCGATGCCGCAGACCCGCTTCGTAACGCAGAAGGCGTTCGCGATGGGCTTCAAGCCGATCGTGGTGGTGAACAAGGTCGATCGCCCCGGTTCACGCCCCGAGTGGGTCGTCGAGCAGGTATGGGACCTGTTCGATCGCCTGGGCGCCACGCCCGAGCAGATGGATTTCCCGATCGTCTACGCCTCGGCCCTGAACGGCTACGCCAGCCTCGACGACAGCGTGCGCGAAGGCGACATGACCCCGCTGTACGAGGCGATCATGCAGCACGTCAGCAAGCCTGACGTCGATCCGGACGGTCCGTTCCAGATGCGCATCAGCCAGCTGGACTACAACAACTTCGTGGGCGTGATCGGCATCGGCCGCATCCAGCGCGGCACGCTGAAGAAGAACATGCCGGTGGCGGTGATCGACCGCCACGGCAAGAAGCGCCAGGGCAAGGTGCTGCAGGTGCTCGGTTTCATGGGCCTGGAGCGCATCGAGCAGGAAACCGCCGAGGCCGGCGACATCGTCGCCATCTCGGGCATCGCGGACCTGACCATCTCCGACACGATCTGCGCGCTGGACACGCCGGAAGCGCTACCCGCGCTGACCGTCGACGAGCCGACCATCAGCATGACCTTCCAGGTGAACAATTCGCCGTTCGCCGGCAACAAGGATCTCTCCGGCGGCAAGTTCCTGACCAGCCGCCAGCTGAAGGACCGCCTGGAGCGCGAGCAGGTGCACAACGTGGCGCTGAAGGTCGAGCAGGGTTCGGACGCCGACAAGTTCCTGGTCTCCGGCCGTGGCGAGCTGCACCTGTCGGTGCTGATCGAGAACATGCGCCGCGAAGGCTACGAACTGGCCGTATCGCGCCCGGAAGTGATCATCAAGGAAATCGACGGCCAGAAGATGGAGCCGATCGAGCAGTTGGTGGTCGATGTGGAAGAGACCCACCAGGGTCCGGTGATGGAACGCCTGGGCATGCGCAAGGGCCAGCTCAAGAACATGGAACCCGACGGCAAGGGCCGCGTGCGCCTGGAGTACATGATCCCGGCGCGCGGCCTGATCGGCTTCCAGAACCAGTTCAAGACCCTGACCCAGGGCTCGGGCCTGCTGTTCCACGTGTTCGACCATTACGGTCCGAAGGAAGAAGGCCAGATCGCCAAGCGCCTCAACGGCGTGATGATCGCCAACGCCGGCGGCACCACCCCGGCCTACTCGCTGGGGCCGCTGCAGGACCGCGGCAAGCTGTTCGCGGCCGAGGGCGACAATGTGTATGAAGGCCAGCTGGTCGGCATCCACGCCAAGGACAACGACCTCACGGTGAACGTGATCAAGCCCAAGCCGCTGACCAACATGCGCGCCTCGGGCAAGGACGACGCGATCCAGCTCACCCCGGCGATCAAGTTCACGCTGGAACAGGCGCTGGACTTCATCGACGACGACGAGCTGGTCGAGGTCACCCCGAAGGAAATCCGCCTGCGCAAGAAGCACCTCACCGAGAACGACCGCAAGCGCGCCTCGCGCGGCTGA
- a CDS encoding GntP family permease, whose translation MAFLIVLAALCFLMFAAYRGYSVILFAPIAALAAVLLTEPALVAPMFTGLFMDKMVGFLKLYFPVFMLGAVFGKLIELSGFSKAIVAATIGLVGRSRAILSIVLVCALLTYGGVSLFVVVFAVYPFAAELFRQSNIPKRLIPGTIALGAFTFTMDSLPGTPQIQNIIPTSFFGTNTWAAPWLGTIGAVFILAVGLGYLDWRRRKAAAAGEGYGDNLVNEPAPFEGGKLAHPLIALLPLVLVGVCNKLFTDLIPRLYGETQSFLPSVVGSAKPVVQEVSKVAAIWAVEGALLIGILCVLVFAWRAVTRHLATGSQAAVGGALLASMNTASEYGFGAVIAALPGFKLVADALHTIPNPLVNEAVTVTALAGITGSASGGMSIALGAMAETFIANAHAAGIPMEVLHRVAAMASGGMDTLPHNGAVITLLAVTGLTHRQAYKDIFAITVIKTLAVLVVIAAYYFLGVV comes from the coding sequence ATGGCATTCCTGATCGTGCTGGCCGCGCTGTGCTTTCTGATGTTCGCGGCGTATCGCGGCTACAGCGTGATCCTGTTCGCGCCGATCGCCGCGCTGGCTGCGGTGCTGCTGACCGAGCCGGCGCTGGTGGCGCCGATGTTCACCGGCCTGTTCATGGACAAGATGGTCGGTTTCCTCAAGCTGTACTTCCCGGTGTTCATGCTGGGCGCTGTGTTCGGCAAGCTGATCGAGCTGTCAGGTTTTTCCAAGGCCATCGTGGCGGCCACCATCGGCCTGGTCGGGCGCAGCCGGGCGATTCTCTCCATCGTGCTGGTATGCGCACTGCTGACCTACGGCGGGGTTTCGCTGTTCGTGGTGGTGTTCGCGGTGTACCCGTTTGCCGCGGAATTGTTTCGCCAGTCCAACATCCCGAAACGACTGATCCCCGGCACCATCGCGCTGGGTGCGTTCACCTTCACCATGGATTCGCTGCCGGGCACGCCGCAGATCCAGAACATCATCCCCACGTCGTTCTTCGGCACCAATACCTGGGCAGCGCCGTGGCTGGGCACGATCGGCGCGGTGTTCATCCTGGCTGTGGGGCTGGGCTACCTGGACTGGCGCCGGCGCAAGGCTGCCGCAGCCGGCGAGGGCTACGGCGACAACCTGGTCAACGAGCCGGCCCCGTTCGAGGGTGGCAAGCTCGCCCATCCGTTGATTGCACTGCTGCCGCTGGTGCTGGTCGGCGTGTGCAACAAGCTGTTCACCGACCTGATCCCGCGGCTGTACGGCGAAACGCAGTCGTTCCTGCCCAGCGTGGTCGGCAGCGCGAAGCCGGTGGTGCAGGAGGTGTCCAAGGTCGCCGCGATCTGGGCGGTCGAGGGTGCGTTGCTGATCGGCATCCTGTGCGTGCTGGTGTTCGCCTGGCGTGCGGTGACCCGGCACCTCGCCACGGGCAGCCAGGCGGCGGTCGGCGGCGCCTTGCTGGCGTCGATGAACACCGCCTCGGAATACGGCTTCGGCGCGGTGATCGCCGCCCTGCCCGGCTTCAAGCTGGTGGCCGACGCGCTGCACACGATCCCCAACCCGCTGGTCAATGAAGCGGTCACCGTCACCGCGCTGGCCGGCATCACCGGCTCGGCGTCCGGCGGCATGAGCATCGCGCTGGGTGCGATGGCCGAAACCTTCATCGCCAACGCGCACGCGGCCGGCATCCCGATGGAAGTGCTGCACCGGGTCGCCGCGATGGCCTCCGGCGGCATGGACACGCTGCCGCACAACGGCGCCGTGATCACCCTGCTGGCCGTCACCGGCCTGACCCACCGGCAGGCCTACAAGGACATCTTCGCGATCACCGTGATCAAGACCCTGGCCGTGCTGGTGGTGATTGCGGCGTACTACTTCCTCGGCGTGGTGTAG